The following DNA comes from Brassica oleracea var. oleracea cultivar TO1000 chromosome C5, BOL, whole genome shotgun sequence.
ATGTTCTCCCTTTGCTTCTCCGAGCCTACAATGATAACGATGTCCGCATACAGGAGGAAGTTCTTAAAAGATCAACATCTGTCGCTAAGCAACTCGATGGTCAGGTAATGCTCAATGCTTTCTTCTTATGTTTAATTATAAGAATCTTTCTGTCCAGAAGGATAGATTCAATTTCAATCTGTGGCTTGCACATAGATAGTGTCACACACGTTTAGGCTTTTAGTTATTTTATCTTTCTTTTTTTGTTTCTCTCTTGTCTTGCAGGTTGTGAAGATTCATAATAGAGAACACAGTGGAGGAAAAGATTCTGAAGCTTCAAAAGAAGAAGGAACTTGTGTTTGAAGGGTAAGTAAAAGATTCTCTACTTTTGTTGGTTTTGATTTCTGAACATAAACTATTGTTGATAAGAAGTTATCATGAACACACTTTGTGTTCACTTACAGGACCGTTGGTGGTTCTCAGGAGGCTATAGGAAAGTTGACAGCGGAAGATATGTCTTGTACTCGCTTGTGTTGTTGTAATGAAAGTGTCACGGACTTTGTATGTTTTTGTAAGTACTAGTATTCACATGTCTTAGAAACTTGTATAAATGAAACTAGTATTCACAAGTTCTCAAGTTACTTCTTCCTTCTCAATTAACTTTTTTCTTGAAAACAAGTTTGTTTATTCTCAAGTTACTCCTTCCTTCTCAAGTTCATTAAGGGTTAATCAAGTTCCTACTCAAGTTCTTTTTTGAAAATAAGTTTGTAAACAAATTTCCTTCTACTTGTGTTTAAATTTTTTATAAACGAGTTTCTTTCATAGATATCCATATAAATATTGCCAAAATTCAAGATAGACAAATGCATCAACAATTTAAAGTTAATTTAGTTGAATATATGACGTAAATTTAGACGCGATGAAGACAACAACTGAGTTCGGAGGCTTCTTTCAAATTATTTTCGTTTATTTTACTAATCTTTATTTTTATGTTTTTATTTAAAATCTATGTTTAAAATGTTATCGTTTACTATATTTTATTTAATCAATAAATTTTAAGTTTAATAAAAAAATGTTTAATATTTTTTTTAAGAACCCTTAAATAAGAAACTTGCATTGGACCACACAAATATACTCATCTATTAACTAAGTTTCTTAAACTCACTTTTCCAACTAAAAAATATTAAAAAAAGATTAAGTGCCCTTAAGTGTCTCTCATAGATAATGATGCTCTAAGAGTTTATTGTTTAGAAAAAGAAAACGCTAAAACTAGTTGTATTAGGGAATCCACCGTTGGAGTCTTTTACAAAAAAAAATATCAAACATTTAATTAGTGAATCTTTCAAAAAAAACTTAAAAATTAACCAGTGGCGGTAGTCTAATGGCGCTTGAGTGAAATAAAAACCAAGTAAGGCAAAACTTTAGTTCGATTTCCGCTGGCTAACCGAACTGCCTTAAATGGTAAGAATGCATGGCTGCTGCAGGTCTCGTGGGATTAGTCGTTTGATTTCGGTCTCGGGATCTCCACGGTTATCGAAAAAAAACTGAAAAATTTAGCTTGAGTTTTTCAATATTTTGATAGACTCTCCATTCAAATATTTAATATATGCAAGTGACTTTTTCTTGAAAAATCTTTGATGGGATGGCCATAGATAGATACTGAGCTAATACTGTGGTGAGATATCATATTAATATATTTTTTTCTGGTGAGAATTCACGATTAGAG
Coding sequences within:
- the LOC106343630 gene encoding uncharacterized protein LOC106343630 — translated: MFLTIAQSQDRNDFELTTLPALVPLLSTESFESFHIDTDSEHLVSHVLPLLLRAYNDNDVRIQEEVLKRSTSVAKQLDGQVVKIHNREHSGGKDSEASKEEGTCV